The Deltaproteobacteria bacterium nucleotide sequence ACCACCATGTCCTCCTCCACGATGAGGTCCTCTATGGAGATCTCGTCGGCCTTGTCGACGATGGCCGTGCGGCGCGCGTCGCCGTAGGCTTCCTTGATCTCCCGGAGTTCGTCCACGATGATGGCGAACACCCTGTTCTCGTCGGCCAGGATCCGGCGCAGCTCGGCGATGGTGGCCTCCACGGCCCGGTGCTCCTCGAGAATCTTGCCGCGTTCGAGCCCCGTGAGCCGCTGCAGGCGCATCTCCAGGATGGCCTGGGCCTGGGCTTCCGAAAGTCGCAGACTGGGGTCGGGCGCTGGCGTCCCGGCGAAGGCGCCGGCCATGAGCCCTTCCTTCGCGGATCGCGGATCGGGTGATTCGCGGATCAACTTGATGACCTCGTCGAGGTAGTCCAGCGCGATCTTGAGCCCTTCGAGGATGTGCAGCCGTTCCTCGGCCTTGCGCAGGTCGTAGGCCGTGCGCCGGGTTACGGTTTCCCTGCGGTGCTCGAGGAACGCGTCCAGGATTTCCTTCAGGTTCAGGAGCTTCGGGCGGCCGTCGATGATCGCCAGCATGTTGACGCCGAAGGTCTCTTGCAGGCTCGTATGCTTGTACAGGGCGTTGATGATGATCTGCGGCATCGCGTCGCGCTTGGGCTCCACGACGATGCGCATGCCGTCGCGGTCGGACTCGTCCCGCAGGTCGGCGATGCCCTCGATCTTCTTCTCGTGGACCAGGTTGGCGATCTGCTCCATGAGGCGGGTCTTGTTCACCATGTACGGGATCTCGGAGACGATGATCTGCTCCTTGCCCGTACGCTTCACCGTCTCGGTGGAGACCCGCGCGCGCATCTGCACGCTACCCCGTCCGGTCTTGTAACCCTGGTTGATGCCCTCGCGCCCGTGGATGAACCCGCCGGTGGGGAAATCCGGGCCAGGGATGTACTCCATCAGCTCGTCGATGGTCAGGCCGGGACGCTCCACCAGGGCGATGAGGCCGTCGATGACCTCGCTGAGGTTGTGCGGCGGGATGTTGGTGGCCATGCCCACGGCGATGCCCGCGGCGCCGTTGACGAGCAGGTTGGGCAGCCGCGACGGCAGCACCGACGGTTCCTCCATGGAATCGTCGTAGTTGGGCAGGAAGTCGACGGTCTCCTTGTCGATGTCGGCGAGCAACTCCTGGGCGACGCGCGCCATGCGGATCTCGGTGTAGCGCATGGCCGCCGGGGGATCGCCGTCCACCGAGCCGAAGTTGCCCTGCCCGTCCACCAGGCAGTAGCGCATGGAGAAGGTCTGTGCGAGGCGTACGATGGTGTCGTAGGCGGCGGCGTCGCCGTGCGGATGGTACTTTCCGATGACGTCGCCGACGACCCGGGCGGACTTGCGGTAGGCGTTGTTCCAGTGGTTGCCCATGTCGTGCATGGCGTAGAGCACACGCCGATGCACCGGCTTCAGGCCGTCACGCACGTCCGGCAACGCCCGCCCCACGATGACGCTCATGGCATAGTCCACGTAGGACTGGCGCATCTCGTCTTCGATGTAGACGGGGACCTTCTGTTGTCTTATTCCGGCTTCCATTGAGCAGGGGTGGGGGGATTAGCGGAAATCAGACATCGAGGTTGCGCACCGTGAGGGCATAGTCCTCGATGAACTTCCGGCGGGGCTCCACGTGATCGCCCATGAGCGTGGAGAAGATGTCGTCGGCCTCGACGCCGTCCTCGACCCGAACCTGCAGCAGCACCCGGGACGCCGGATCCATCGTGGTCTCCCAGAGCTGGTCCGGGTTCATCTCCCCGAGGCCCTTGTACCTCTGGATGTATTGCCCCTTCTTGCCGCGCTCCATGACGAACTGGAGCAGGTCCTTGTGCGAGCGCAGGTCCTTTCGACCGCGCGCATCTTCGGTGCGCTCGCCTTCCTCCACGACGAAGGGCGAATCACCCGAGGCCCGCAACTCGCCGTGGAGCCGCTTGAGCTCACGGTACTCGGGGCTGGTGAGGAACTCCCGGTCGATGACCGTGCGGATGCCGCTGCCGTTGGAGCGGGTGGAGCATACGAGCTTCCAGCAATCGTGCTCCGGATCGCGCTCCGTGACGGCGGACATCGGCCCGATCTCCGGCGTCACGAGGTTGACGTAGGACTCGAGCTGAACGGCGAGGTCCTTCAAGTCCGACTCGTCCTTGAGATGATTCGCGTCGAAGTCGCGCTGCAGCAGCAACGCCTCGACCAGGGCGCGCTCCTTGTGCTTCCTGGCCATGAGATGCAGCAGCTTGTCCACCCGCACGACCTTCTTGACGAAGGCCTGAAGCGCCGTACCCTTGACATCCCTGGCGCCGTTGCCGTTCGCTTCCGCCGGCCGCACCCGGAGGTTCTCGGTGCCCTTCTCGATGAGGTAGTCCTCCAGGCTGTTCTCGTCCTTCAGGTAGCGCTCCTGCTTGCCCCGCTTGACCTTGTACAGGGGCGGCTGGGCGATATACAGGTAGCCCTTCTCCACCAGGTCGGGGATCTGGCGATAGAAGAAGGTCAGCAGCAGCGTGCGGATGTGGGAACCGTCCACGTCCGCATCCGTCATGATAATGACGGTATGGTAGCGCAGCTTCTCCGAATCGTAGTCGTCCTTGACCCCCGCGCCCAGGGCCGTCAGCAACAGGCGGATCTCCTGGGACGACAGCATCTTGTCGAAGCGCGCCTTCTCGACGTTGAGGATCTTGCCCTTGAGCGGCAGGATCGCCTGGTTGCGCCGGTCGCGCCCTTGCTTGGCGGAACCGCCGGCCGAATCGCCCTCCACCAGGAAGATCTCGCTCAGCGCGGGGTCGCGTTCCTGGCAATCCGCGAGCTTGCCAGGCAGCGAGGCCGAGTCCAGCGCCCCCTTGCGGCGCGCCAGCTCCTTGGCCTTGCGCGTGGCCTCGCGCACCCGCGCCGCCTCGATGCCCTTGGAGACGATCTTCTTCGCCTCGCCGGGATGCTCGGCGAAATAGGTCGTGAGCCGGTCGTTGATCAAGGCCTCCACGATGCCCTTGACGTCGCTGTTTCCCAGGCGGGTCTTGGTCTGGCCTTCGAACTGGGGCTCGGGCACCTTGACGCTGATGACCCCGGTGAGTCCCTCGCGGACGTCGTCTCCCTGGAGGTTGTCCTCGTCTTTCTTGAGAAGGTTGGAGCCGGCGGCGTAGTGGTTGATGGTACGAGTCAGCGCGGCCTTGAAGCCGATCAGGTGCGTGCCGCCCTCGGCGGTATTGATGTTGTTGGCGAACGAATAGACCGTTTCGGAGTAGCTGTCGTTCCACTGCAGCGCGATTTCGACCTCGGTGCCGTCCTTCTCCCCCTCCAGGTAGATGACCTTGGGGTGAACCGCGGTCTTCACGCGGTTCAGGTGCTCGACGAAAGAGACGATGCCGCCCTCGTAGAAGAATTCGTGCTTCTTGTCGTTGCGCTGGTCCTCGATGAGGATGCGCAGCCCCCGGTTGAGAAACGCCAGCTCGCGCAGTCTTTGGGACAGCAGGTCGAAACTCAGGTCGACGGTCTCGAAAACGGTGGAATCCGGCTTGAAAGTGACGCGCGTGCCGCGCTCGGTGGTGGTGCCCATCTCCTTGAGCGGCGCCAGAGGCGTGCCCCGCTCGTAGGCCTGCTGGTACACCTTGCCGTCGCGCTTGATCTCGACCTCGAGGCTCTCCGCCAACGCGTTGACCACGGACAGGCCCACTCCGTGCAGTCCGCCGGAGACCTTGTAAGCGCCCTTTTCGAACTTGCCGCCGGCGTGGAGCTTGGTCAGCACCACCTCCGCCGCCGGGCGCTTCTCCGTGGCATGCATGTCCACGGGGATGCCGCGTCCGTTGTCCACGACCGTCACACTGTTATCGATGTGGATCGTAATGTCGACGCGGTCGCACTCGCCCGCGAGGGACTCATCGATGGAATTGTCGACAATCTCGTAAACGAGATGGTGGAGGCCCCGTTCGGCGGTGTCTCCGATGTACATGCCGGGGCGCTTGCGGACAGCCTCCAGCCCTTCTAGAACCTTGATATCGTCGGCCTTGTAGTCGGACTCGGATGAAGCCATGGATTGGTGTGATTGGGTCAGGTTTGGTGACTGCGTTTACATTCTGATGGATCGGAAATGCGCTCGAACACACGCTCGAATGAGTCGCCGGGACGAACGCCGAACTTGGGCACAATATTAGCATTTGCGCACCGGGAATGCCAACGCACGAAGCCACTCTGACGACAATGGGAGGGTTGTGAGGAGGACTACCCGCGCTTGCCCCGCCTCCAGAACGGCGGAACAGCCTCGGCGGCCGGCAGCCATTTGTTCTCGGGCTTCAAACCTTCTTTCAGGAACAGCTCGTGAACCTCGGCGACCGTCCACCCTTCGGGCAGGCCATAGGACTGGATCGACCTCATCCGACCAGAATCGGGCGAGTCCGACTCTTCGACTACCTTGACCTGAAGTCGAGTACTGGAAGGCGCATGTGGCATGATTGGCTCCACGTGATCGCGACGGATGGGCCTCGATGGGCCAGCACCACTTATCTCGTGATGCAATCCACATGCCGCAGCCGGAAGGAGCGCAGAAAACCATTACATATCCGTTAGTTGTAGATGTGCTGGGACGACCTTCCAGCTCTCGCACTGTTGCGAATTGAAACACGAGCCTACACCTTGCCACGGAGGCCTCCATAGTTTCCTCACGTTTTTCGTAACCTGGAGTACGGTTAAGGAAGGATCTGCAATACTGCGACAACAGTTGCAGTTCGCAACACTTCGAAGACCTTATCTTTGGGTAGAGAGACCGTATCTCTTCAACTTTCGGTGTAGCGTGACTCGGTTGATGCCCAACACCCGCGCCGCCTGAGTGATGTTGTTTCCAGTCGAATCCAACGCCCGAGCCAGTGCCCGTTGCTCCGTCTCCGCCAGCGAGAGGACCGACCCGCCGGCGTCTCGCGAAAGATCCGGTCGCGCGATGTGCGGTGGAAGGTTGTGAACCTGGAGCACCTGGGTGGTTTCCAGGAGAAGAGCGCGCTCGATGGCGTTCTCCAGTTCCCGTGCGTTGCCGGGCCAGTCGTGCTGGAGCAACAGGGCCGTCGCGGCGGTGGAAATGCCCTTCATGGCCTTGCCGGCCCGTTGAGCGTGTTTGTTCAGAAAGTGGTCCGCCAGGAGCGGGATGTCTTCGGGCCGTTGGCGCAGCGACGGAATTTCGATCGGGAAGGCCGTGACCCGATAGTACAAGTCTTCCCGGAAACCGCCGGCCTTCATCGCGGCCTCCAGATCCCGGTTGGTCGCCGCGATGACCCGGACGTCGACGGAGATCATGACGGCTCCGCCCACCCGCTGGATCTCCCGTTCCTGCAGCACGCGTAACAGCTTGGCCTGAAGGGCCGGCGGCATGTCGCCGATCTCGTCCAGCAGGATCGTTCCCCCGCAAGCGCGCTCGAAGGCACCGACCCTCCGCCGGCTCGCTCCGGTAAAGGCGCCCTGCTCGTGGCCGAAGAGCTCGCTCTCGATGAGGGTCTCCGGAATGGCCGCGCAGTTGATGGCCAGAAAGGGCTCCGACCGGCGCGGACTGTTGAAGTGAAGCGACTTCGCCACCAGCTCCTTCCCGGTTCCGCTCTCGCCTTCCAGCAGGACGGTGATGTCGCTCTCGGCCGCCTGTTGCATCAACTTGTAGACTCGCTGCATCTGCGGACTGGCGCCCACGATGCCTTCGAAGGAGTACGTGGCCTCCAGTTCGCCGCGCAGGCGCAGGACTTCGGCCTTGGCCCGTTCCGTCTCCGCTTCCTTGGTCATGTCACGGTAGACAACGACACTGCCGGTCACGTGCGCGCCTTCGCGCACGGGCCCCGTGGACCGATAGAAGACACGGTACTCGGACTGCTGCCCGGCGGTCTCGTCCTCCGGGCCGGTGTGGTTCTTCAAGCGAATCCTTCCCTCGTCGTTCCACTTTTTCGGCTGCTCGAAATTCCCGATAAGACGCGCGGCCAGGTCGCCGGCGGGAAGGCGTTTCAACTCGGCTTCGGTCAAGCCGAACAGCTTCTCGTAGGCTCTGTTGGCGAACAGCACACAACCCCCGAGGTCAAACATGGCGATGGCATCGTCCGTGGCGTCGAGCACCGCTCTAAGCCGGTGTTGACCGGCGGCGAACTGACGCTGCTTTTCGGCCAACTCCCGCTCGACGTTCCACTTGTCCACGAGCGCAAGCGTCATCTGCTGAATCTCCTCCGTGGAGAATGGCTTCCTGATGTAGAGCACCTTGTGGAGCGGTTGAACGTTGCGGATGATCTCGGGCAGAGGCCTGTCGCTGTACGCGGTCATGACCACGACCTCGACGTCGGGGTCCACTTCCCTCAAACGGCGGATGGTCCTGACGCCGTCCATCCCTGGCGGCATCCGGACGTCGACATAGGCTACGGCGACGGGACGGCCTGACTCCTGGCCCGCCTTCGCGATGGCGCAGGCTTCGGCTCCGCTTCCCGCGTGGAGAAGCTCGAATTGCGGCAGAAGGACCCGCGGCTCTTGCTCGGAGACGAACGCGGCCGCCAGCGCCCGCGCCGACGACTCCGCCAGCACGGGGGTCAGCATCTCCCTGAAATCGTCGTGAATCTCCTTCTGGTCGTCGACGACCAGAACCCGCCGGTTGCCGTAATCCGCGCTTTCCGTCATTGCCTTATCCGGCTTCACTCTGCCCCAAGGGCGAGGGTGTCACCGAGGAGAGCTTCAACCTGATCCGCGCGGTCGCGCCTTTGCCGAGACCCTCACTCAACAGGTCGATTTCCCCTCCTGATCCAATGACGAAATTGGCGGCGGAATGGAGTCCCAGCCCGGTACCCACCTTCTTGGTGGAGTAGCCCGCGGCAAAGATCGCGCGGGTGTCCCCGTCGGCGACGCCGATGCCATTGTCGCTCACGTCGATGTTGAGAAACGCTCCCTCCGTGTACGCCTTTACCCGAATGCGCGGCGATTGGTCGAGGCCACTCGATGACGCCAATTCGTCGATGCCTTCCGCGGCGTTCTTGATGATATTGACCATCGCCTGATGAAACTGACTCTCCTGAATGCGGATCTCTCTTGGCGCCCTCCCACAGTCAATGTCGACCCGAATCTTCCTCCTATCGAGCGAGTCGTCCAATACCTTGACGGCGGTCAGGAGTGCGTTTCCAAGGTCGATGTCCTTCCGGACCATCTTGGCACCGCCCATGGCCGTCTGCGTCCGCACGATATCGGCGATGTGGTTCGCCCTGTCCCGGACTCTTGCCACGGTCTTCGCCAAGGCCTCTTGCTGTCGAGTGAAGTCCTTGGCCAAGGCGACGAGGAGCGGCAACACCTTCTGCCCTTGCGGGTCACTCCGGATGTAATCGACCGGGTCGTCCCGATGCTTCTGCACGGCGTCGGCGAGCGCGCGGAGACCGCGTAGCGGCCCTTCGTCGCTCATGTGCTGGTGGACGGTGTCGATGCCCGTGGTGACGCTGTTGATGGCATTGCCGATGTTGTGGAGGATCGTATCGACGATCTCCAGCCGGCCCTGTGTGAACGCATGGGTCAACGCTTCCTCCGCCAGCACCTGGGCCGTCACGTCGTGATAGGTTGCGACAGCTCCTCTGATACGGCCGCCCTCGTCGAAGAACGGCCGCACGTTCTCCCGCAGGTAGCAGCCGCCATCAGGATTCGCCGAGTCGCGCTGAAACGAGATGGCATCTTCAACCGTCTGTCCCTTCCAGATGGCTCGGGCAAGGGGGAAATCCTCGACCTCCATGCGGGTTTGTCGATCGGGGTAGTAGTAAGGGTGCGCCAGGTCCTCCAACCACTCGCCTCCGCGCTGGGCCTCGTATTCGTCCCCAAGGCGCTCCCGGACCGCGGGATTGGCATACAGATACTTCCCCTCGCGGTCGACCACCAGTATGCCGTCCCGAATGCCGTTGAAGATCGCCTCCATAGTCTCGCTCTGTTCCCGCAACTCACGCATCGTATTCCGCAGGCGAGCCTCGGCTTCCTTGATCCCGGTGATGTCCTGAAAGACGGCCACGGCGCCGCCGATTCCGTGAACGTCTTGTTTCAACGGCCGCGCGCTGACGCTGACGAAACGGCCGCCGACCGGCAAATCGGCTACGTATACCTCGACCCTGTCGGTCTTCTCCCCTTGCAGAGCACGCATGAGCGGATTGGCTTCCAGGGGCATGACCGTTTTCTGGTCGGCGAAATAGATCTCGAACTGGTTGTGCCAATCCTGGAAACAGACGCTCCCCGTACGGCCCGCGGCCAGGTTTCTGACGGGCGGGTTGGCGAACAGCGTCTTGCCTTGTTCATCGACCACCAGCACGCCTTCCTTCATGCTCTCGAATATGGTCTCCATGAGGCCGAGACGGGCACTGAGCCTCTCCGCCTCCCGCTCCAGCGGGCCACTGTTCCCTTGAGTGCCCCGCGGCTGATGACGCGAAAGCGCCGTGTGAATGTTCAGGTGTAGCTGTCGCGGGTCAAAGGGCTTCAGAACGTGACCCGAGATGGTCACGCCCGGCTCCCGCGCGAAAATCTTCCCCTCAACGTCCTCCGTCAGACACACCACCGGAACGTCGCACCAGCCTTCAAGCCGTTCGGAGATGAGAAGGCCGTCTACTTCCCCCTTCGAGTCGAGATCAACCAGCGCCAGGTCCGGCTTGAGTTCGGCGACGTCGGTGCCCTCCCAAGTGAGTGGAACAGTCGCGCACACGGTGTATCCCATTTCTCTCAGGTGCCGCTCCAAAAGCGCACCTTCGGGATTGTCGTCGCCGAAGACAAGGATACGGGCGTTCCTCGACGTGTTCCGTTCGACCGCTTGCCGCTCCATTGGC carries:
- the gyrA gene encoding DNA gyrase subunit A; translation: MEAGIRQQKVPVYIEDEMRQSYVDYAMSVIVGRALPDVRDGLKPVHRRVLYAMHDMGNHWNNAYRKSARVVGDVIGKYHPHGDAAAYDTIVRLAQTFSMRYCLVDGQGNFGSVDGDPPAAMRYTEIRMARVAQELLADIDKETVDFLPNYDDSMEEPSVLPSRLPNLLVNGAAGIAVGMATNIPPHNLSEVIDGLIALVERPGLTIDELMEYIPGPDFPTGGFIHGREGINQGYKTGRGSVQMRARVSTETVKRTGKEQIIVSEIPYMVNKTRLMEQIANLVHEKKIEGIADLRDESDRDGMRIVVEPKRDAMPQIIINALYKHTSLQETFGVNMLAIIDGRPKLLNLKEILDAFLEHRRETVTRRTAYDLRKAEERLHILEGLKIALDYLDEVIKLIRESPDPRSAKEGLMAGAFAGTPAPDPSLRLSEAQAQAILEMRLQRLTGLERGKILEEHRAVEATIAELRRILADENRVFAIIVDELREIKEAYGDARRTAIVDKADEISIEDLIVEEDMVVTVSHEGYIKRNPITLYRAQRRGGKGKVGTTTRDEDFVESLFVASTHSHILFFTTVGKVYRIKVHELPQGGRAAKGRPVVNLLQLQENEKVSAFLPVREFEEGRYIIFATRNGLVKKTDLMAYSSPRATGIRAIALEDDDSLIEVLLTDGDQDILLSTMDGQSIRFKEELVRPMGRDTMGVIGIRLEEGDQVVSMEVLHPGASILTVSDKGMGKRTGADEYGQQGRGGKGLITMKTTERTGRVVGVQQVTDEDQLMLITDGGKIIRLRIGDLRVIGRNTQGVRLIDLDNGERVVSLARLAEDDS
- the gyrB gene encoding DNA topoisomerase (ATP-hydrolyzing) subunit B, whose product is MASSESDYKADDIKVLEGLEAVRKRPGMYIGDTAERGLHHLVYEIVDNSIDESLAGECDRVDITIHIDNSVTVVDNGRGIPVDMHATEKRPAAEVVLTKLHAGGKFEKGAYKVSGGLHGVGLSVVNALAESLEVEIKRDGKVYQQAYERGTPLAPLKEMGTTTERGTRVTFKPDSTVFETVDLSFDLLSQRLRELAFLNRGLRILIEDQRNDKKHEFFYEGGIVSFVEHLNRVKTAVHPKVIYLEGEKDGTEVEIALQWNDSYSETVYSFANNINTAEGGTHLIGFKAALTRTINHYAAGSNLLKKDEDNLQGDDVREGLTGVISVKVPEPQFEGQTKTRLGNSDVKGIVEALINDRLTTYFAEHPGEAKKIVSKGIEAARVREATRKAKELARRKGALDSASLPGKLADCQERDPALSEIFLVEGDSAGGSAKQGRDRRNQAILPLKGKILNVEKARFDKMLSSQEIRLLLTALGAGVKDDYDSEKLRYHTVIIMTDADVDGSHIRTLLLTFFYRQIPDLVEKGYLYIAQPPLYKVKRGKQERYLKDENSLEDYLIEKGTENLRVRPAEANGNGARDVKGTALQAFVKKVVRVDKLLHLMARKHKERALVEALLLQRDFDANHLKDESDLKDLAVQLESYVNLVTPEIGPMSAVTERDPEHDCWKLVCSTRSNGSGIRTVIDREFLTSPEYRELKRLHGELRASGDSPFVVEEGERTEDARGRKDLRSHKDLLQFVMERGKKGQYIQRYKGLGEMNPDQLWETTMDPASRVLLQVRVEDGVEADDIFSTLMGDHVEPRRKFIEDYALTVRNLDV
- a CDS encoding sigma 54-interacting transcriptional regulator, translated to MTESADYGNRRVLVVDDQKEIHDDFREMLTPVLAESSARALAAAFVSEQEPRVLLPQFELLHAGSGAEACAIAKAGQESGRPVAVAYVDVRMPPGMDGVRTIRRLREVDPDVEVVVMTAYSDRPLPEIIRNVQPLHKVLYIRKPFSTEEIQQMTLALVDKWNVERELAEKQRQFAAGQHRLRAVLDATDDAIAMFDLGGCVLFANRAYEKLFGLTEAELKRLPAGDLAARLIGNFEQPKKWNDEGRIRLKNHTGPEDETAGQQSEYRVFYRSTGPVREGAHVTGSVVVYRDMTKEAETERAKAEVLRLRGELEATYSFEGIVGASPQMQRVYKLMQQAAESDITVLLEGESGTGKELVAKSLHFNSPRRSEPFLAINCAAIPETLIESELFGHEQGAFTGASRRRVGAFERACGGTILLDEIGDMPPALQAKLLRVLQEREIQRVGGAVMISVDVRVIAATNRDLEAAMKAGGFREDLYYRVTAFPIEIPSLRQRPEDIPLLADHFLNKHAQRAGKAMKGISTAATALLLQHDWPGNARELENAIERALLLETTQVLQVHNLPPHIARPDLSRDAGGSVLSLAETEQRALARALDSTGNNITQAARVLGINRVTLHRKLKRYGLSTQR
- a CDS encoding PAS domain-containing protein, with product MERQAVERNTSRNARILVFGDDNPEGALLERHLREMGYTVCATVPLTWEGTDVAELKPDLALVDLDSKGEVDGLLISERLEGWCDVPVVCLTEDVEGKIFAREPGVTISGHVLKPFDPRQLHLNIHTALSRHQPRGTQGNSGPLEREAERLSARLGLMETIFESMKEGVLVVDEQGKTLFANPPVRNLAAGRTGSVCFQDWHNQFEIYFADQKTVMPLEANPLMRALQGEKTDRVEVYVADLPVGGRFVSVSARPLKQDVHGIGGAVAVFQDITGIKEAEARLRNTMRELREQSETMEAIFNGIRDGILVVDREGKYLYANPAVRERLGDEYEAQRGGEWLEDLAHPYYYPDRQTRMEVEDFPLARAIWKGQTVEDAISFQRDSANPDGGCYLRENVRPFFDEGGRIRGAVATYHDVTAQVLAEEALTHAFTQGRLEIVDTILHNIGNAINSVTTGIDTVHQHMSDEGPLRGLRALADAVQKHRDDPVDYIRSDPQGQKVLPLLVALAKDFTRQQEALAKTVARVRDRANHIADIVRTQTAMGGAKMVRKDIDLGNALLTAVKVLDDSLDRRKIRVDIDCGRAPREIRIQESQFHQAMVNIIKNAAEGIDELASSSGLDQSPRIRVKAYTEGAFLNIDVSDNGIGVADGDTRAIFAAGYSTKKVGTGLGLHSAANFVIGSGGEIDLLSEGLGKGATARIRLKLSSVTPSPLGQSEAG